The Actinomycetes bacterium genomic sequence GGCACTCTGGCCCATGTGGACTGGGGCGACGGGCAGGGGCTGCCGGGGGCAGGGCTTCTGCCACAGCGGACCACGCTGACCGATGGCGTCATTGCACTGCGCGCACCCTCGCTCGATGACGTCGAGGACTATGCCCGCAGCGCGACCGATCCGACCATCATCGACTTCACTCATGTTCCGTTGGATTTCGGTCGGGACGGTGCAACTCGCTTCGTGGTGGGTGCGTGCGACGAGTGGGAAGCGGGCACCAAAGCAAGGTTCGCCGTCTGCCGCGCTGACTCGATGTCGCGGCTGCTGGGATCGATCTCGCTGGTCAACATCGTCTGGCCGAATCTCAGCGCCGAACTTGGCTACTGGGTGCTTCCTGAGGCACGAGGCCAGAGGTATGCGATGCGTGCCGTCCGTTTGGTCCAGCGTTGGGCGTTCGATGTGGTGGGCCTCGCGCGGATCGAAGCCCAGGTGTTTGACGGCAACGAGGCCTCGTGGC encodes the following:
- a CDS encoding GNAT family protein produces the protein MDWGDGQGLPGAGLLPQRTTLTDGVIALRAPSLDDVEDYARSATDPTIIDFTHVPLDFGRDGATRFVVGACDEWEAGTKARFAVCRADSMSRLLGSISLVNIVWPNLSAELGYWVLPEARGQRYAMRAVRLVQRWAFDVVGLARIEAQVFDGNEASWHVLETCGFRVVAHQVVEHRGKNRGERLLQLGRDEWRH